Proteins encoded within one genomic window of Streptomyces sp. NBC_01237:
- a CDS encoding SAM-dependent methyltransferase → MQAENRLPYGADVRTPSVARMYDHLLDGKDNFAADRDACDDLLRQVPSMKVLALNNRAFLRRVVRVIAKDYGIRQFIDHGSGLPTQDNVHEIAQRVTPASRVVYVDTDPIVRTVGGALLGTNERTAVLQADMRDTEAIFASEPVTRLIDFREPVAALFVSVLHCIPDRDQPLELIRRVKSRLASGSIMVICQLVSESPEIRDGVSEFMDRETHGNWGRVRTRADVDAYFRENEIDVLQPGLVEVSRWRPAATADAPPQSSFEWEEFGGAGVVR, encoded by the coding sequence ATGCAGGCTGAGAACCGACTTCCGTACGGGGCGGATGTGCGGACACCGAGCGTCGCTCGGATGTACGACCACCTACTGGACGGCAAGGACAACTTCGCGGCCGACCGTGACGCGTGCGACGACCTCTTACGTCAGGTACCGAGCATGAAGGTGCTCGCGCTGAACAATCGCGCGTTCCTGCGGCGGGTGGTGCGTGTCATCGCCAAGGACTACGGCATCCGCCAGTTCATCGATCACGGGTCCGGTCTCCCCACGCAGGACAATGTGCACGAGATCGCGCAGCGCGTCACGCCCGCCTCGCGGGTCGTGTACGTCGATACCGATCCGATCGTGCGGACCGTGGGCGGCGCCTTGCTGGGAACCAATGAGCGGACCGCGGTGCTGCAGGCCGATATGCGGGACACAGAGGCGATCTTCGCGAGCGAGCCGGTGACGCGGCTGATCGACTTCAGAGAGCCGGTCGCCGCCCTGTTCGTCTCGGTCCTGCACTGCATCCCCGACCGGGACCAGCCGCTGGAACTCATCCGCAGGGTGAAGAGCCGACTGGCGAGCGGCAGCATCATGGTCATCTGCCAGCTGGTCAGCGAAAGCCCGGAGATCCGTGACGGGGTCTCGGAGTTCATGGACCGCGAGACCCATGGGAACTGGGGCCGAGTGAGGACGCGGGCAGACGTCGACGCGTACTTCCGAGAGAACGAGATCGACGTTCTGCAGCCCGGACTCGTGGAAGTTTCCCGGTGGCGGCCGGCCGCCACCGCGGATGCCCCGCCGCAGAGCAGTTTCGAGTGGGAGGAGTTCGGCGGGGCAGGGGTGGTCCGTTGA
- a CDS encoding helix-turn-helix domain-containing protein: MTGQHAETLSIRGFAPRPHLGAAAHRRALGEHLRRCRISANLTGKYAARQIGTSAPTVSRLERGERTEHAGRHATALLGLCGITDQREFSHALSIAAQGERPDVWEPFGGSIARWVQPLLALEPAAQRIMSYEPQLVPGWLQTPEYAQLVMRAGFPDASQREIEDRAAARVTRLKMFLRDQDPPALVAVMDEDVLRRPVGSPGVMYRQIEHLVTLLKSDLRHRIGLHIAPLSMGMTGAVGHPIVHLRFADTLLSDFVYLEQSESARCVEGEGEAERYQSRIFSLSCMSYPAEQTLTQLEDRLDELAVTRS, encoded by the coding sequence ATGACCGGCCAGCACGCGGAGACCCTTTCCATACGCGGATTCGCACCGCGCCCTCACCTGGGCGCGGCGGCTCATCGCAGAGCCCTTGGCGAACACCTCAGGCGGTGTCGCATCAGCGCCAACCTCACCGGAAAGTACGCGGCCAGGCAGATCGGTACGTCGGCCCCGACGGTGAGCAGGCTGGAGAGGGGCGAGCGCACGGAACACGCGGGCCGTCATGCCACCGCACTGCTCGGGCTGTGCGGGATCACCGATCAGCGGGAGTTCTCCCATGCGCTGTCCATCGCGGCGCAGGGAGAGCGCCCTGACGTCTGGGAGCCGTTCGGCGGCTCCATCGCCCGCTGGGTGCAGCCGCTGCTCGCACTGGAGCCGGCGGCGCAGCGGATCATGTCCTACGAACCGCAGCTGGTTCCGGGCTGGTTGCAGACACCCGAGTACGCCCAGCTGGTGATGCGTGCCGGCTTCCCCGACGCGTCGCAGAGGGAGATCGAGGATCGCGCCGCGGCCCGGGTCACCAGGCTGAAGATGTTCCTGCGTGATCAGGACCCGCCCGCGCTGGTGGCCGTCATGGACGAGGATGTGCTGCGGCGCCCGGTAGGCAGCCCCGGAGTGATGTACCGGCAGATCGAGCACCTGGTCACTCTGCTCAAGAGCGACCTGCGGCACCGCATCGGTCTGCACATCGCCCCGTTGTCCATGGGGATGACCGGGGCCGTGGGACACCCGATCGTGCATCTGCGGTTCGCCGACACGCTGTTGTCCGACTTCGTCTACCTCGAGCAGAGCGAGAGCGCCCGGTGCGTCGAGGGCGAGGGGGAGGCCGAGCGCTACCAGTCGCGGATCTTCAGCCTCTCCTGCATGTCCTACCCCGCCGAGCAGACCCTCACCCAGCTCGAGGACCGGCTCGACGAGCTGGCCGTCACCCGGTCCTGA
- a CDS encoding DUF397 domain-containing protein yields the protein MKQVNGVSAEAILGAVWHKSVRSNAGGNCVEVARLEGGEIAMRNSRFPAGPALVYTPAEMQAFLLGVKDGDFDFAL from the coding sequence ATGAAGCAGGTCAACGGCGTGAGTGCGGAAGCGATCCTGGGCGCGGTGTGGCACAAGAGCGTCCGGAGCAATGCCGGAGGGAACTGTGTAGAAGTAGCCCGTCTGGAGGGGGGAGAAATCGCGATGAGGAACTCCCGTTTCCCTGCGGGGCCCGCCCTGGTCTACACACCTGCGGAGATGCAGGCGTTTCTGCTCGGCGTGAAGGACGGTGATTTCGACTTCGCCCTTTAG
- a CDS encoding ATP-binding protein codes for MPQTHNQQRTAQIRDPGRRSRGPQDLTAHLSLGAPPFAAYRIGETTSCLRNARGFTSDVLGRWGLEAVREDAVQVASELVANAVRHGCRTPPPGASDPVVWLALTRRPHTLLCVVYDPSDQRPRLMPPAPLAEHHRGLPIVNALSDDWGWKPTGASGKAVWARLSLPT; via the coding sequence ATGCCGCAGACGCACAACCAGCAGCGCACCGCACAGATCCGCGACCCCGGCAGGAGGAGCCGCGGCCCACAGGACCTGACCGCCCACCTCAGCCTCGGGGCACCCCCGTTCGCCGCGTACCGGATCGGGGAAACAACGTCCTGCCTCCGGAACGCCAGAGGATTCACCTCCGACGTCCTAGGCCGCTGGGGCCTCGAAGCGGTACGCGAAGACGCCGTGCAGGTCGCCTCCGAACTCGTCGCCAACGCAGTGCGCCACGGCTGCCGTACTCCCCCGCCCGGAGCGAGCGATCCCGTCGTATGGCTCGCCCTCACCCGACGCCCGCACACCCTGCTCTGCGTCGTCTACGACCCCAGCGACCAGCGCCCGCGTCTCATGCCACCCGCTCCCCTGGCCGAACATCACCGCGGGCTACCGATCGTCAACGCCCTCAGCGACGACTGGGGATGGAAGCCCACAGGCGCATCCGGCAAAGCCGTGTGGGCCCGGCTGTCCCTGCCCACCTGA
- a CDS encoding NADP-dependent oxidoreductase: MRAARFHRFGGPEVLEIVDLPDPHPGPGQVRIAVRAAGVNPSDWKKRKGLMDEQLPQTMGHEAAGVVDELGEGTQDVAIGDRVFGFSVEGAAQAELAVLSYYAPIPPSLDFPGAAALPAAIETATRALDQLGVGSGDTLLVNGASGSVGSAAVQLAVVRGARVIGTAGPANHEYLHSLGAEPVAYGAGLVERVRALAPGGVDLALDVAGSGVLPELIELADSPERVVTVADFNGAQEHGVTFSRGDAGRAVHALAEIGGLIEAGRFSLPVARTFPLTEIAEAHRVSEDGHVRGKLVLLVG; the protein is encoded by the coding sequence ATGAGGGCAGCTCGTTTCCACCGGTTCGGGGGCCCGGAGGTCCTTGAGATCGTGGATCTCCCCGATCCGCATCCAGGCCCCGGCCAGGTCCGGATCGCGGTGCGCGCGGCCGGCGTCAACCCGAGCGACTGGAAGAAGCGCAAGGGCCTGATGGACGAGCAGCTCCCGCAGACCATGGGCCACGAGGCGGCGGGCGTTGTCGACGAACTCGGCGAGGGCACCCAGGACGTGGCCATCGGCGATCGTGTGTTCGGCTTCTCCGTCGAGGGTGCGGCACAGGCCGAACTGGCCGTACTGTCCTACTATGCACCGATCCCGCCGTCGCTTGATTTCCCCGGCGCTGCCGCGCTGCCGGCTGCCATCGAGACGGCCACGCGCGCGCTCGACCAGCTCGGCGTCGGGAGCGGCGACACTCTGCTCGTCAACGGCGCCTCCGGAAGCGTCGGCAGCGCCGCCGTTCAGCTCGCCGTGGTGCGCGGCGCGCGTGTGATCGGCACCGCCGGCCCGGCGAACCACGAGTACCTTCACTCGCTGGGGGCCGAGCCCGTCGCCTACGGCGCGGGCCTCGTCGAGCGGGTTCGCGCGCTTGCTCCCGGCGGCGTCGACCTGGCGCTCGATGTCGCCGGAAGCGGCGTACTGCCCGAGCTCATCGAGCTCGCGGACAGCCCGGAGCGCGTCGTCACCGTCGCCGACTTCAACGGCGCGCAGGAGCACGGGGTGACGTTCAGCCGTGGGGACGCAGGCCGTGCGGTCCACGCACTCGCCGAGATCGGCGGGCTGATCGAGGCCGGACGCTTCTCGCTCCCGGTCGCGCGGACCTTCCCGCTCACCGAGATCGCGGAGGCCCACCGTGTCAGCGAGGACGGTCACGTACGCGGAAAGCTCGTGCTGCTGGTCGGCTGA
- a CDS encoding M55 family metallopeptidase, with protein MRIYISADMEGVTGLVDAEDVQPGGRDYENGRVMMTEDVNAAVRGVMTAGATEVTVNDAHGPMRNLLPETLHPAVRLIRGRPKVMGMLEGLDDSYDALICIGFHARAGAHGVMSHSFMGHEIEDMWLDGRPVGEIGLAHATATALGVPVVMLSGDDAACAEMTDWDSGVTTVAVKYARDRFAAELRPIDEARQAIERATAHSLTSRATGAAATAHRTATLAVRWQSTSVAATLLGIPGVTSVDSRTIQADGTLPDLYRQFSVWTRVATALTDQGPYC; from the coding sequence ATGCGGATCTACATCAGCGCCGACATGGAGGGCGTCACGGGACTCGTGGACGCCGAGGATGTTCAGCCCGGCGGCAGGGACTACGAAAACGGCCGCGTGATGATGACGGAAGATGTCAACGCGGCTGTCCGTGGCGTCATGACAGCTGGAGCCACCGAGGTCACGGTCAACGACGCACACGGCCCGATGCGCAACCTGCTCCCGGAGACCCTGCATCCTGCCGTCCGCCTGATCCGTGGTCGGCCCAAGGTCATGGGCATGCTGGAGGGCCTCGACGATTCCTACGACGCGTTGATCTGTATCGGATTCCACGCCCGTGCCGGTGCGCACGGGGTGATGAGCCATAGCTTCATGGGGCACGAGATCGAGGACATGTGGCTGGACGGACGGCCTGTCGGTGAGATTGGACTGGCTCACGCCACTGCCACCGCACTGGGGGTTCCGGTCGTGATGCTGTCCGGCGACGACGCCGCCTGCGCCGAGATGACCGATTGGGATTCCGGAGTGACCACTGTCGCCGTGAAGTACGCGCGCGATCGCTTCGCCGCCGAACTGCGCCCGATCGACGAGGCGCGCCAAGCCATCGAGCGGGCGACAGCCCACAGCCTGACCAGCCGGGCCACCGGCGCTGCTGCGACGGCCCACCGTACGGCCACGCTTGCCGTCCGCTGGCAGTCGACCTCGGTCGCCGCCACCTTGCTGGGGATCCCCGGCGTCACCTCGGTCGACAGCCGCACGATCCAGGCCGACGGCACTCTGCCCGACCTCTACCGGCAGTTCAGCGTGTGGACCCGCGTGGCGACCGCGCTCACCGATCAAGGGCCCTACTGCTGA
- a CDS encoding ABC transporter permease, protein MTTPTTSEPTVYAATVDSRAGFRGLLVAEWIKLWSLRSTFWVLGSGAPVVIGINANSARSNADRLAHQPELPPAPPPGLPELPQMLFDPLSTAFVEPAWQLLMVVTGSVGALAVFGEYTSGLIRTTFAAVPARRSLMAAKVSVMAAVMFVLGAVVAGASFGVTQAILHDHRGMSLGDPGAVRAVAASALLAPLCALVGMALGALIRHAAGSVVSVVGVLLLLPTLFQGETYRWVKEIGNAMPLTAWQALVRNPERDYNAGMYPVSVTEAWIVCVAWLLFAAVVAIDVVQRRDV, encoded by the coding sequence ATGACCACACCGACGACGTCGGAGCCGACGGTGTACGCGGCCACCGTCGATTCCCGTGCCGGATTCCGTGGCCTGCTCGTAGCCGAGTGGATCAAACTGTGGTCGCTGCGCTCCACCTTCTGGGTTCTCGGAAGCGGCGCTCCGGTCGTCATCGGGATCAATGCGAACTCCGCCCGGTCCAATGCCGACCGGCTGGCACACCAGCCCGAACTGCCGCCCGCACCGCCGCCCGGACTGCCCGAGCTGCCCCAGATGCTGTTCGATCCGCTGTCGACCGCCTTCGTCGAACCGGCCTGGCAGCTCCTCATGGTCGTCACCGGCAGCGTCGGCGCCCTCGCGGTCTTCGGCGAGTACACCAGCGGGCTGATCCGTACGACATTCGCCGCCGTCCCCGCGCGCCGTTCGCTGATGGCGGCCAAGGTGTCCGTCATGGCAGCGGTCATGTTCGTCCTCGGCGCCGTCGTCGCGGGCGCCTCCTTCGGTGTGACCCAGGCGATCCTCCACGACCACCGCGGCATGTCTCTCGGCGACCCCGGGGCAGTACGTGCCGTCGCCGCCTCCGCGCTCCTCGCCCCTCTGTGCGCCCTCGTCGGAATGGCGCTCGGCGCCCTCATCCGGCACGCCGCCGGCAGCGTCGTCTCGGTCGTCGGTGTGCTTCTGCTGTTGCCGACGCTCTTCCAGGGCGAGACCTACCGGTGGGTCAAGGAGATCGGTAACGCGATGCCTCTCACCGCGTGGCAAGCGCTGGTCCGGAATCCCGAGCGGGACTACAACGCGGGCATGTACCCGGTGTCGGTCACCGAGGCCTGGATCGTATGCGTCGCCTGGCTCCTGTTCGCGGCGGTCGTCGCCATCGACGTCGTGCAACGCAGAGACGTGTGA
- a CDS encoding ABC transporter ATP-binding protein yields MIEVNELTKRYGHTKAVGGLTFTVRPGRVTGFLGPNGAGKSTTLRMILGLNSPTSGTVVVNGQPFRGLPRGLRHAGALLDAHDVHGGRTARAHLSALAHSNGLPRRRVDEVLEEVGLADAARRRIGGFSLGMKQRLGIAVALLGDPPVLLFDEPLNGLDPDGVLWVRGLFRRLAAEGRTVLVSSHLMREMEHTAQQLIVIGRGELIAAESLEEFAARGARPSVTVRTPDVAGLTSALAAEGASVHREDDGSCTVTGPGAKRIGELALHHRVLLYELTPRSASLEEAFMELTAGSVEYGSGEAR; encoded by the coding sequence GTGATCGAAGTCAACGAACTGACCAAGAGATATGGCCACACCAAGGCGGTCGGCGGCCTGACGTTCACCGTCCGCCCCGGCCGCGTCACCGGGTTCCTCGGACCGAACGGCGCCGGCAAGTCCACCACCCTGCGGATGATCCTCGGCCTGAACTCGCCCACCAGTGGCACCGTCGTCGTCAACGGGCAGCCGTTCCGGGGACTCCCGCGCGGGCTGCGGCACGCCGGGGCGTTGCTCGACGCCCATGACGTGCACGGCGGACGCACCGCGCGGGCGCATCTGTCGGCCCTGGCGCACAGCAACGGGCTGCCCCGGCGCCGGGTGGACGAGGTCCTGGAGGAGGTCGGGCTGGCCGATGCCGCGCGGCGTCGCATCGGAGGCTTCTCGCTGGGGATGAAGCAGCGGCTGGGCATCGCGGTCGCGCTGCTCGGCGACCCGCCCGTACTGCTCTTCGACGAGCCGCTCAACGGACTGGATCCGGACGGCGTGCTGTGGGTGCGCGGTCTCTTCCGCCGGCTGGCCGCCGAGGGCCGAACCGTGCTGGTCTCCAGCCACCTGATGCGCGAGATGGAGCACACCGCCCAGCAGTTGATCGTCATCGGCCGGGGCGAGCTGATCGCCGCGGAGAGCCTGGAGGAGTTCGCCGCGCGTGGCGCCCGGCCGAGTGTGACCGTCCGTACGCCCGATGTCGCCGGTCTCACCTCCGCCCTCGCCGCGGAAGGAGCAAGCGTCCACCGCGAGGACGACGGCTCGTGCACGGTGACCGGTCCGGGAGCGAAACGCATCGGCGAACTCGCCCTCCACCATCGCGTCCTGTTGTACGAGCTCACCCCTCGGTCCGCCTCATTGGAGGAAGCGTTCATGGAACTCACCGCCGGCAGCGTCGAATACGGCTCAGGAGAAGCACGATGA
- a CDS encoding sensor histidine kinase: MSASPRAPLPRRTRPAATRALAWCGALSYPILLYVAVLNEHEPTGTRLLLPTALAVLAVPLLRSRPLPTLVLIMAGSFAATATAASKLAAFPFSSPGPAWQIGFVQALVTDLAVARIAATRRRRTGLVGAVAALAVQIATACHYRTGVDGLVSAVVVLVLMLALAWMSGYLVQERREHADTMRAQAAVQAVTAERLRIARELHDMVAHSIGIIAIQAGTGRRVIATQPEEARNSLAIIETTSRDTLAGLRRMLGALRRAEQEGVLSVPAPDLTGIDELVATTKDGGVLAGVEWRGERRPLPADVELSAFRIIQEGVTNVVRHAGTDECRVLIDYQEDGLFIEITDDGRHPVAAGSGYGIIGMRERTALLHGQFTAGPRPEGGFRVAARLPAPAGMR; encoded by the coding sequence ATGAGCGCCTCACCCCGCGCCCCGCTCCCGCGGCGCACGCGACCGGCCGCGACGCGGGCCCTGGCCTGGTGCGGGGCTCTCTCCTATCCGATCCTGCTGTACGTTGCCGTGCTCAACGAGCATGAACCCACCGGCACGCGGCTGCTCCTGCCGACCGCGCTCGCGGTCCTGGCCGTCCCCCTGCTGCGCAGCCGACCACTGCCGACCCTGGTGCTGATCATGGCCGGCTCTTTCGCCGCGACGGCGACAGCGGCCTCGAAACTGGCAGCCTTCCCCTTCTCGTCGCCGGGACCCGCGTGGCAGATCGGCTTTGTGCAGGCTCTGGTGACCGATCTCGCCGTCGCCCGGATCGCCGCCACCCGGAGGCGTCGGACCGGGCTCGTCGGCGCCGTCGCGGCGCTTGCCGTGCAGATCGCCACCGCCTGCCACTACCGGACCGGGGTGGACGGCTTGGTCTCGGCCGTCGTCGTCCTGGTCCTGATGCTCGCCCTCGCCTGGATGAGCGGCTATCTCGTCCAGGAGCGCCGCGAGCACGCCGACACGATGCGGGCGCAGGCCGCGGTACAGGCGGTCACCGCCGAGCGGCTACGGATCGCCCGCGAACTGCACGACATGGTCGCGCACAGCATCGGCATCATCGCCATCCAGGCCGGCACCGGCCGCAGGGTCATCGCCACCCAGCCGGAGGAGGCGCGCAACTCTCTGGCCATCATCGAAACCACCAGCAGGGACACCCTGGCCGGACTGCGGCGCATGCTCGGGGCACTCCGCAGGGCAGAGCAGGAGGGGGTGCTATCGGTCCCGGCCCCGGACCTGACGGGCATCGACGAGTTGGTCGCGACCACGAAGGACGGCGGTGTCCTGGCCGGCGTCGAGTGGCGGGGGGAGCGGCGCCCGCTGCCGGCGGACGTCGAACTGTCCGCCTTCCGCATCATCCAGGAGGGCGTCACCAACGTCGTGCGCCACGCGGGTACGGACGAGTGCCGGGTGCTCATCGACTATCAGGAGGACGGACTGTTCATCGAGATCACCGACGACGGACGTCATCCCGTGGCCGCGGGCAGTGGGTACGGCATCATCGGGATGCGCGAGCGGACCGCCCTGCTGCACGGTCAGTTCACCGCCGGTCCCCGGCCCGAAGGCGGCTTCCGCGTGGCGGCACGGCTTCCGGCACCGGCGGGGATGCGATGA
- a CDS encoding response regulator transcription factor — protein MTYPPVRVVLVDDQPLVRAGLRVLVADSAGLEIVGEAGTGAGAVQLAQDARPHVVLMDIRMPGMNGIEATRLITAGPSTARVLVLTTFDDDACVYGALRAGASGFLVKDMDMDDILAAIRVVAAGEALIAPSVTRRLIEEFAARPEPVSAPPHVAPESITGREREVLTLVGRGLSNDEIAARLFISPATAKAHVRRLLAKLAARDRVQLVIMAYELGLVSPSR, from the coding sequence ATGACGTATCCCCCGGTCCGTGTCGTGCTCGTCGACGACCAGCCGCTGGTGCGCGCCGGGTTGCGCGTACTCGTCGCGGACAGCGCCGGTCTTGAGATCGTCGGGGAGGCCGGCACGGGCGCCGGGGCGGTCCAGCTGGCCCAGGACGCCCGGCCCCACGTCGTCCTCATGGACATCCGTATGCCCGGCATGAACGGCATCGAGGCGACCCGGCTGATCACAGCAGGCCCGAGCACGGCACGGGTCCTCGTCCTCACCACCTTCGACGACGACGCATGCGTGTACGGCGCACTGCGCGCGGGCGCGAGCGGATTCCTCGTCAAGGACATGGACATGGACGACATCCTCGCCGCGATCCGTGTGGTCGCCGCCGGTGAGGCACTGATCGCGCCGAGCGTGACTCGCCGGCTGATCGAGGAGTTCGCGGCCCGCCCCGAACCCGTGTCCGCTCCCCCGCACGTGGCGCCCGAGAGCATCACCGGCCGGGAACGTGAGGTGCTCACCCTCGTCGGACGCGGGCTGTCCAACGACGAGATCGCCGCCCGGCTCTTCATCAGCCCGGCCACGGCCAAGGCTCACGTGAGACGGCTGCTCGCCAAGCTGGCCGCCCGTGACCGGGTGCAGCTGGTCATCATGGCGTACGAACTGGGCTTGGTATCGCCGTCGCGCTGA
- a CDS encoding pyridoxamine 5'-phosphate oxidase family protein has protein sequence MQNTEVVRRRTPERRSDTLERLVTERDVWVSTAHPDHGPHQVPLWFMWDGRAVWMCTSATSVTARNVGAEPRVRLALPDTFDVVLLQGEAERFPSQEVPADAAEAFADKFGWDPRTEEGPFLYVRVVPKTVRAWRGEPELRGRVIMRDGTWLG, from the coding sequence ATGCAGAACACGGAGGTGGTTCGTCGTCGGACGCCCGAACGCAGGAGCGACACGCTGGAACGGCTCGTTACGGAGCGGGATGTCTGGGTGTCGACAGCTCACCCCGATCACGGGCCGCACCAGGTGCCGCTGTGGTTCATGTGGGACGGGCGAGCGGTATGGATGTGTACCAGTGCGACTTCCGTGACTGCGCGGAACGTCGGCGCGGAGCCGCGTGTCCGACTGGCGCTGCCGGACACCTTCGATGTGGTGCTGCTCCAGGGTGAAGCGGAGCGGTTCCCCAGCCAGGAGGTGCCCGCCGACGCGGCGGAGGCGTTCGCCGACAAGTTCGGGTGGGACCCGCGAACGGAGGAGGGCCCCTTTCTGTATGTGCGCGTGGTTCCGAAGACTGTGCGCGCGTGGCGCGGCGAACCGGAGCTGCGCGGCAGAGTCATCATGCGGGACGGGACGTGGCTGGGATAG
- a CDS encoding DUF6183 family protein → MEDAKDDLGGLVWSQAEQRAAEGDVRYVRELGSQLADRYASAAEQLREYERQLAHVVRVLALTPGRDSLEQLLQFLDEKRPSGHGVLPRFVASLLAEHHQVADLAATVFDRREWDRLDDLRACLFHELVLRGVDIDAFPPLRSWPLVRPGRHPLAWLPVDRRDLEADVDFPSRSMNGSATGVPGGLPAEGRMDPPTPRTSERSALRDVATTDVHESIVAAVQAGDWGDCGAWVFMLDGAVAPEQVPALLPALRMRCVDGLGPTDRFEIAIRPVGEIWRLLFATASMGGMGNSGVQAAYGRLWAWRSIAGLSGAPAGASVEEVERQAQQSTWFHFEADTDWFHNDIGSHYGIAALSPECRRLAVLAAMDTD, encoded by the coding sequence ATGGAAGACGCCAAGGACGATCTCGGCGGCCTTGTATGGTCCCAGGCCGAGCAGCGTGCTGCGGAGGGTGACGTCCGGTACGTACGCGAGCTGGGGTCGCAGCTGGCCGACCGGTACGCGTCCGCTGCCGAGCAGCTACGGGAGTACGAGCGCCAACTCGCCCACGTCGTACGGGTGCTCGCTCTCACCCCCGGCCGCGACAGCCTGGAACAGCTGCTCCAATTCCTCGACGAGAAACGTCCGTCCGGCCACGGCGTCCTGCCGCGTTTTGTCGCCTCGCTCCTTGCGGAGCATCACCAGGTGGCCGACCTGGCAGCGACAGTCTTCGACCGCCGCGAATGGGACCGGCTGGACGACCTGCGCGCTTGCCTCTTCCACGAGTTGGTGCTCCGTGGCGTGGACATCGACGCCTTCCCGCCGTTGCGCTCCTGGCCGCTCGTGCGACCTGGCCGGCACCCGCTGGCCTGGCTCCCGGTGGATCGCCGCGACCTTGAGGCCGACGTCGACTTCCCCAGCCGCTCGATGAACGGCTCCGCCACCGGGGTGCCGGGCGGCCTGCCCGCCGAGGGCCGGATGGACCCGCCGACACCCCGTACGTCCGAGCGGTCGGCGCTTCGGGACGTCGCCACCACGGACGTCCACGAGAGCATCGTTGCCGCAGTGCAGGCGGGCGACTGGGGAGACTGCGGCGCCTGGGTCTTCATGCTGGACGGGGCCGTCGCACCCGAGCAGGTACCCGCGTTGCTGCCGGCTCTGCGCATGCGGTGCGTCGACGGGCTCGGCCCTACGGACCGCTTTGAGATCGCCATCCGCCCGGTGGGCGAAATCTGGCGGCTGCTCTTCGCCACCGCCTCGATGGGCGGCATGGGCAACTCGGGAGTGCAGGCGGCCTACGGCCGGCTGTGGGCATGGCGCTCGATCGCAGGCCTCAGCGGCGCCCCAGCGGGCGCGAGCGTGGAGGAGGTGGAGCGCCAGGCTCAGCAGAGCACGTGGTTCCACTTCGAGGCCGATACGGACTGGTTCCATAACGACATCGGCTCCCACTACGGCATAGCCGCCCTCTCGCCCGAGTGCCGCCGACTTGCCGTGCTGGCAGCGATGGACACCGACTAG
- a CDS encoding DUF1326 domain-containing protein, whose amino-acid sequence MCTTSGASPVVPAVVRAGTSDGTLPDWHLRGEWFDVCSCALPCPCTFAQTPTHGDCLFTLVWQVHEGHFGDVRLDGLGVVALGEFAGNMWVGDPDATMKVMLYIDAKGDQAQRDALEQIFAGHVGGWPGQFGSLISELREVRYAPVHFEAAEDLSYWRARVADKVSVGATALTGPTADPSRRVQLINSPGAEVGPGQIATWGVVESDHAEGFDFSHEYRGGSSKHFPFDWRP is encoded by the coding sequence ATGTGTACTACTTCCGGCGCATCGCCAGTCGTGCCCGCCGTCGTCCGAGCGGGCACGAGTGACGGCACGCTGCCCGACTGGCACTTACGGGGTGAGTGGTTCGACGTGTGCAGCTGCGCACTGCCCTGCCCCTGCACGTTCGCCCAGACGCCGACCCACGGGGACTGTCTTTTCACACTCGTCTGGCAGGTTCACGAGGGGCACTTCGGGGACGTGCGTCTGGACGGCCTGGGAGTGGTGGCACTGGGGGAGTTCGCCGGGAACATGTGGGTCGGTGACCCGGACGCCACGATGAAGGTGATGCTCTACATCGACGCCAAGGGCGACCAGGCTCAGCGTGACGCGCTGGAACAGATCTTCGCCGGTCATGTCGGCGGCTGGCCGGGCCAGTTCGGCTCGCTCATCAGCGAACTGCGCGAGGTGCGGTACGCGCCGGTCCACTTCGAGGCCGCCGAGGATCTCTCGTACTGGCGGGCCCGTGTCGCCGACAAGGTCTCCGTCGGCGCGACGGCGCTCACCGGCCCGACTGCCGACCCCTCCCGCCGCGTCCAGCTGATCAATTCTCCTGGCGCCGAGGTCGGCCCCGGCCAGATCGCCACCTGGGGCGTCGTCGAGAGCGACCATGCGGAGGGGTTCGACTTCTCCCATGAATACCGCGGTGGATCCAGCAAGCACTTCCCCTTCGACTGGCGCCCCTGA
- a CDS encoding metal-sensitive transcriptional regulator, which yields MAGYSTHKQNELKRLRRIEGQVRGLQRMVEEDTYCVDVLTQVAATTRALQSFALQMLDEHMDTCVRAAVAEGGEDGNMKLKEAGDAIARLVRS from the coding sequence ATGGCCGGCTACAGCACTCACAAACAGAATGAGCTCAAACGGCTGCGGCGCATAGAGGGGCAGGTGAGAGGTCTGCAGAGAATGGTCGAAGAGGACACCTACTGCGTCGATGTCCTCACTCAGGTCGCGGCCACCACGCGCGCCCTGCAGTCCTTCGCCCTGCAGATGCTCGACGAACACATGGATACCTGTGTCCGTGCCGCCGTCGCGGAGGGCGGCGAAGACGGCAACATGAAACTCAAGGAAGCGGGCGACGCCATCGCCCGGCTCGTGCGCTCCTGA